In Aspergillus luchuensis IFO 4308 DNA, chromosome 1, nearly complete sequence, the following are encoded in one genomic region:
- a CDS encoding uncharacterized protein (COG:Q;~EggNog:ENOG410PNWA;~InterPro:IPR036291,IPR002347;~PFAM:PF00106,PF13561;~go_process: GO:0055114 - oxidation-reduction process [Evidence IEA]): MSSSSYNYNKLAGKHVLIFGGTSGIGLGVAKLSLAASARVTVSSSSSKRIESTIQDLKSEFPSAQIQGHVCDLSKDTVEEDLEALFQKTNQVDHIVFTATDAPAIMPVQEITREKLIAAGQVRFFAAVLVAKIGSRYLSPGPESSITLTTGTNWERPMANWSAVAGYLGGTCSVARNLAVDLKPIRVNAVSPGLVKTPLWNDLMNEEEQEGLCQLAAAKNPTGRVGLPEEVAEAYIYLMKDVNVTGRIVSSDSGALLV; this comes from the coding sequence ATGTCCTCCAGCAGCTACAATTACAACAAACTCGCGGGCAAGCATGTCCTGATTTTCGGAGGCACCTCCGGCATAGGCCTGGGAGTGGCCAAACTATCACTAGCCGCATCAGCCAGAGTCACCgtgtcttcatcctcaagcAAACGCATTGAATCCACCATCCAAGATCTCAAGTCGGAATTTCCAAGTGCCCAGATCCAAGGACACGTTTGCGATCTGTCCAAAGACACTGTCGAAGAAGACCTCGAGGCGCTCTTCCAAAAGACCAACCAAGTTGACCACATTGTCTTCACCGCCACCGATGCGCCAGCCATCATGCCCGTGCAGGAAATTACTCGGGAGAAGCTCATCGCTGCCGGTCAAGTGCGCTTTTTCGCGGCCGTACTCGTTGCTAAAATTGGCTCTCGATATCTCTCCCCGGGTCCCGAGTCATCAATTACCTTGACGACGGGAACCAATTGGGAACGCCCGATGGCCAATTGGTCCGCGGTAGCTGGATACTTGGGTGGTACTTGCAGTGTTGCACGTAATCTGGCGGTTGATTTGAAGCCGATACGTGTGAACGCTGTGAGTCCTGGACTGGTGAAAACTCCGCTATGGAACGATCTGATGAATGAAGAGGAGCAAGAAGGTCTATGCCAACTTGCCGCAGCGAAGAATCCGACGGGAAGGGTCGGTCTACCGGAAGAAGTGGCAGAGGCTTACATATATTTGATGAAGGATGTGAACGTCACTGGACGGATTGTGAGCTCGGATTCGGGTGCTTTGCTTGTGTGA
- a CDS encoding uncharacterized protein (COG:I;~EggNog:ENOG410PPX0;~InterPro:IPR029058,IPR013094;~MEROPS:MER0043003;~PFAM:PF07859;~go_function: GO:0016787 - hydrolase activity [Evidence IEA]), producing MQSPLAQKRLAGFDLVQTNYKTVGDHNIRADFIIPQSNYTGKRPVILRFHGGGFLTGESLFFEWFPQYLFDIAKQHNAVIVSPNYRLLPEVTTLDLFDDIEDFWIWLHSPAAAELLSSQPNPTELDLDRIITAGESAGGTLSICHALAHPEEIRAATASFPGFLGAPVEDVSVRKDPPRLSGLSLEEANRVVDEAIRNGEKGVVQSSITPPERLPLMLAIIEVARLYELYERGTEKDPRRPLRHPMERLDEPDVKIPRGGISIRHGLEDDILPPEVSQAFVDKARKVMDGKPGGDKIVLALRPGGHGFESETTGDEEWLQENLRFAIEAWLE from the exons ATGCAGTCACCCTTGGCGCAGAAGAGATTGGCCGGCTTTGACTTGGTCCAAACCAACTATAAAACAGTCGGCGATCACAACATCCGCGCCGATTTCATAATCCCCCAGTCAAACTACACCGGCAAACGGCCAGTTATCCTCCGTTTCCATGGCGGTGGTTTC CTAACCGGAGAATCGCTCTTCTTTGAATGGTTCCCCCAATACCTCTTCGACATCGCGAAACAGCACAATGCGGTGATCGTATCTCCGAACTACCGCCTCCTCCCCGAGGTTACCACCCTCGACCTTTTCGACGACATTGAGGATTTCTGGATCTGGCTGCATTCGCCTGCAGCGGCGGAACTTCTCTCATCCCAGCCTAATCCAACAGAACTCGACCTGGACCGCATTATTACTGCCGGCGAATCCGCCGGGGGCACACTCAGCATCTGTCACGCCCTAGCGCACCCAGAGGAGATCCGGGCTGCAACAGCAAGCTTTCCTGGCTTCCTCGGTGCTCCTGTCGAGGATGTTTCCGTACGGAAGGACCCACCTCGTTTGAGCGGTCTGTCTCTGGAAGAGGCAAACcgtgttgttgatgaagcGATCAGAAATGGTGAAAAGGGAGTAGTCCAATCATCGATTACGCCGCCTGAGCGATTGCCTTTAATGCTTGCCATTATTGAGGTTGCACGCCTCTATGAACTTTACGAACGTGGAACTGAGAAAGACCCCCGTCGGCCATTGCGGCACCCTATGGAACGGCTGGATGAGCCGGACGTCAAAATCCCCCGTGGAGGTATCTCTATCCGACATGGCCTGGAAGATGACATCTTGCCTCCGGAGGTTAGTCAAGCCTTCGTGGACAAGGCAAGGAaagtgatggatgggaagcCGGGAGGGGATAAGATTGTTTTGGCACTGCGGCCGGGGGGTCATGGCTTTGAAAGCGAGACTACAGGAGATGAGGAGTGGTTGCAGGAGAACCTGCGGTTTGCTATCGAGGCGTGGCTGGAATAG